A portion of the Bifidobacterium lemurum genome contains these proteins:
- a CDS encoding AraC family transcriptional regulator — translation MEFVTARVETPVQFSSIGHFVSGPGWRHMRRTMDDFELIIVRRGVLPIRVGESDLLIREGEMALVPAGVEHVGTEAITASLEFVWMHFRFAGAADGGGGTWTTASRPSSDDRCVSLPLYGAVDDAGRLAVMSNQLLDLFAEADSRPNAYCSYCATALLLEITMQMRRRCANADGDGPGAAGGSRGGGAIAAAEGMGVAEARERRARGSLRSVHSWIRANAFDDISVADVAARFHYSPSYLTSLYHQAFGIGIVEQIVEYRVDRARELLSTTSSPVAAIAAEVGYEDAKYFMRVFKRRTGLTPTQYRAAFPARLYNTV, via the coding sequence ATGGAATTCGTAACCGCCCGTGTCGAGACCCCGGTGCAGTTTTCGTCGATAGGACATTTTGTGTCGGGGCCGGGCTGGCGGCATATGCGGCGCACGATGGACGACTTCGAGTTGATCATCGTGCGCCGGGGCGTGTTGCCGATCCGGGTGGGGGAATCCGACCTGCTGATTCGCGAAGGCGAGATGGCGTTGGTTCCCGCCGGCGTGGAGCATGTCGGCACCGAGGCCATCACCGCGTCCCTTGAATTCGTGTGGATGCATTTCCGTTTCGCCGGTGCCGCCGACGGAGGCGGCGGGACTTGGACGACCGCCTCCAGACCGTCGTCCGACGATCGGTGCGTGTCATTGCCGTTGTATGGCGCGGTGGACGATGCGGGTCGCCTCGCCGTGATGTCCAACCAGCTGCTCGACCTGTTCGCGGAGGCGGACTCCCGACCCAACGCCTACTGTTCGTATTGCGCCACCGCCCTGCTGCTGGAGATCACCATGCAGATGCGGCGACGTTGCGCGAACGCGGATGGCGACGGTCCGGGTGCCGCCGGCGGCAGCCGCGGGGGCGGCGCTATTGCGGCCGCGGAAGGCATGGGAGTCGCGGAGGCTCGCGAACGGCGCGCGCGTGGCTCCTTGCGGTCGGTGCATTCGTGGATACGCGCCAACGCCTTCGACGACATCTCCGTGGCCGATGTGGCCGCGCGGTTCCATTACTCGCCGAGCTATCTGACGTCGTTGTACCACCAGGCCTTCGGCATCGGCATCGTGGAGCAGATCGTCGAATACCGCGTCGATAGGGCACGCGAGCTGCTCTCCACCACCTCGTCGCCGGTCGCGGCCATCGCCGCCGAAGTGGGTTATGAGGACGCCAAATATTTCATGCGCGTGTTCAAACGCCGCACCGGCCTGACCCCGACGCAATACCGCGCCGCCTTTCCCGCGCGGCTTTACAACACCGTGTAG
- the phnW gene encoding 2-aminoethylphosphonate--pyruvate transaminase, whose protein sequence is MNDYKLLTPGPLTTTRTVKERMLFDHCTWDDDYKAITQRIRAELVELAHCDPSHYTAVLMQGSGTFGVESVITSVVGKDEKVLLCTNGAYGDRQVKICEHAGVRYVRYAEPYDRIPSAARVAELLDADPTITHVSMIHSETTSGLLNDIEDVARVAKSRARTVMVDAMSSFGGVDIPVEEWGIDFLVSSANKCIQGVPGFSFIIANRDALEASRGKARSLSLDLYDQWRGLEDGRGKWRYTSPTHVVLAFAKALDEMRAEGGLPARAARYALNNRLLIARMAKLGFSTYLTDHQGPIITTFLYPEGTDFDFSDMYAFIKERGYAIYPGKLTDEETFRLGNIGEIYADDIERVTTLFAEYMDARGLLEAACGAADLAEALARMDAAGADIKAEAPDNVKLAA, encoded by the coding sequence ATGAACGACTACAAGCTGCTCACCCCCGGACCGCTGACCACCACCCGCACGGTCAAGGAGCGGATGCTGTTCGACCATTGCACGTGGGATGACGACTACAAGGCCATCACCCAGCGCATCCGCGCGGAACTGGTCGAGCTCGCCCACTGCGACCCCTCGCATTACACCGCCGTGCTGATGCAGGGCTCCGGCACCTTCGGTGTGGAAAGCGTGATCACCTCGGTGGTCGGCAAGGATGAGAAAGTGCTGCTGTGCACCAACGGCGCGTACGGCGACCGTCAGGTGAAGATCTGCGAGCACGCGGGCGTGCGGTACGTGCGCTACGCGGAACCCTACGACCGCATCCCCAGCGCGGCACGCGTGGCCGAACTGCTGGACGCCGACCCCACCATCACCCACGTGTCGATGATCCATTCGGAGACCACCTCCGGCCTGCTCAATGACATCGAAGACGTGGCCCGCGTGGCCAAATCGCGCGCCCGGACCGTCATGGTGGACGCGATGAGCTCGTTCGGCGGCGTGGACATCCCCGTCGAGGAGTGGGGCATCGATTTTCTGGTCAGCTCCGCGAACAAATGCATCCAAGGCGTGCCGGGATTCAGCTTCATCATCGCCAACCGCGACGCGCTCGAGGCCTCCCGGGGCAAGGCCCGCAGCCTGTCGCTCGACCTGTACGACCAGTGGCGCGGTCTTGAGGACGGCCGGGGCAAGTGGCGCTACACCTCGCCGACGCATGTGGTGCTCGCCTTCGCCAAGGCCTTGGACGAGATGCGCGCCGAAGGCGGACTGCCGGCGCGCGCCGCCCGCTACGCGCTCAACAACCGTCTGCTTATCGCCCGTATGGCGAAGCTCGGATTCTCCACGTACCTGACGGATCATCAGGGACCGATCATTACCACCTTCCTCTACCCCGAAGGCACGGATTTCGACTTCTCCGACATGTACGCGTTCATCAAGGAACGCGGCTACGCGATCTACCCCGGCAAGCTCACCGACGAGGAGACGTTCCGACTGGGCAATATCGGCGAGATCTACGCCGACGACATCGAACGGGTCACCACGCTGTTCGCCGAATACATGGACGCGCGCGGCCTGCTCGAGGCGGCCTGCGGCGCCGCCGACCTCGCCGAGGCGTTGGCCCGCATGGACGCCGCCGGTGCCGACATCAAGGCCGAGGCCCCCGACAACGTCAAGCTCGCCGCCTGA
- the alr gene encoding alanine racemase produces the protein MSLNAAPEISFSSEQGKANYEAAKRRYPAQAIVDLAALRDNMRHLVDVVGGAHSGTAVMGVVKADAYGHGLLPAALAALAGGATWLGTAQAHEALTLRKLGIGPDRCRMLTWMYNGAQVPFDELIANDIDVSVGSLAGLDRLSCAARQVGKPARVHVKVDSGFGRNGFTEENFDEALARLALLAREGALDIVGQWSHLAVADAPDVPEFVESTDRQIERFNDFTRRMEAAGLAPRIRHLANTAATLSRPEIHFELVRPGIGLYGYEPDPAMGTPAKYALRPAMSLQAQLGTVKDVAAGHGISYGRTYLTDGRTSTAIVPLGYADGIHRSASGFDMAGAKHMDKPGGPVRVMTTDGPRLFRVSGRVCMDQFILDLRGSAAELGVHEGDTVELFGPGRGEAFAEPTADDWARAADTISYEIFTCLRSRIPRLYLHASDVFGPADLSRLDPATLL, from the coding sequence ATGAGTTTGAACGCGGCACCCGAAATCTCGTTCTCGTCCGAGCAGGGCAAGGCCAATTACGAGGCGGCCAAACGTCGGTATCCGGCGCAGGCCATCGTCGATCTGGCCGCCCTGCGCGACAATATGCGCCATCTGGTGGATGTCGTCGGCGGGGCGCATTCGGGCACCGCGGTGATGGGTGTGGTGAAAGCCGACGCCTACGGGCATGGCCTGCTGCCCGCCGCGCTGGCCGCCTTGGCCGGCGGCGCCACCTGGTTGGGCACCGCGCAGGCGCATGAGGCGCTGACGCTGCGCAAACTGGGCATCGGCCCCGACCGCTGCCGCATGCTCACCTGGATGTACAACGGCGCGCAGGTGCCCTTCGACGAGCTCATCGCCAACGACATCGACGTGTCGGTCGGCTCCCTGGCCGGTCTCGACCGGCTGTCCTGCGCCGCTCGCCAAGTCGGCAAACCGGCCCGCGTGCATGTGAAGGTCGACTCCGGGTTCGGACGCAACGGCTTCACCGAGGAGAATTTCGACGAAGCGCTCGCCCGGCTGGCGCTGCTCGCGCGTGAAGGCGCGCTCGATATCGTGGGCCAGTGGAGTCATTTGGCCGTGGCCGACGCGCCCGACGTGCCCGAATTCGTGGAGTCCACCGACCGGCAGATCGAGCGGTTCAACGATTTCACCCGGCGTATGGAAGCCGCCGGACTCGCGCCTCGGATTCGCCATCTGGCGAACACCGCCGCCACGCTCAGCCGCCCGGAGATCCACTTCGAGCTCGTGCGCCCCGGCATCGGACTGTACGGCTACGAGCCCGACCCGGCCATGGGCACGCCCGCCAAATACGCGCTGCGTCCCGCGATGAGCCTGCAGGCGCAGCTCGGCACCGTCAAAGACGTGGCCGCCGGGCATGGCATCTCCTACGGGCGCACCTATCTGACCGACGGACGCACATCCACCGCCATCGTCCCTTTGGGATACGCCGACGGCATCCACCGTTCCGCCTCCGGATTCGATATGGCCGGCGCGAAGCATATGGATAAGCCGGGCGGCCCGGTGCGGGTGATGACCACGGACGGGCCCAGGCTGTTCCGCGTTTCGGGGCGCGTGTGCATGGACCAGTTCATCCTCGACCTGCGTGGATCCGCCGCCGAGCTCGGCGTGCATGAGGGCGATACGGTCGAACTGTTCGGACCGGGGCGCGGCGAGGCCTTCGCCGAACCGACGGCCGACGATTGGGCGCGCGCCGCCGACACCATCAGCTACGAGATCTTCACCTGCCTGCGCAGCCGCATCCCGCGCCTGTACCTGCACGCCTCCGACGTGTTCGGTCCCGCCGACCTCTCGCGCCTCGACCCCGCCACCCTGCTGTAA
- a CDS encoding DUF2178 domain-containing protein: MNGNGNGNGNKLLQSQRQNRVFGIVFLILALQDALSIALGHDPMSWRNIFPMMAYAMTSVLMLAASRSPITAISANPALAEDERDRLIVMKTYAKAIRVMEFALALVGMVCGILANYDGSATLANISGALAIISGTCLITMCATMLLCAALSAHYNRTM, from the coding sequence ATGAACGGCAACGGCAACGGCAACGGCAACAAACTACTCCAGAGCCAGCGGCAGAACCGCGTCTTCGGCATCGTGTTCCTCATCCTCGCTCTCCAGGATGCGCTGTCGATCGCCTTGGGGCACGACCCCATGTCATGGCGAAACATCTTTCCCATGATGGCATACGCTATGACGAGCGTCCTCATGCTCGCCGCATCGCGCTCACCGATAACGGCCATCTCCGCGAATCCCGCCCTCGCCGAAGACGAGCGCGACCGGCTCATCGTGATGAAAACCTACGCAAAGGCCATACGTGTCATGGAGTTCGCACTTGCCCTCGTCGGCATGGTTTGCGGAATCCTCGCCAACTATGACGGTTCGGCCACGCTGGCCAACATTTCGGGCGCGCTTGCAATCATCAGCGGCACCTGCCTGATCACCATGTGCGCCACGATGCTGCTGTGCGCCGCGTTGTCGGCGCATTACAACCGCACCATGTAA
- the phnX gene encoding phosphonoacetaldehyde hydrolase, with the protein MISRFDAVIFDWAGTTVDYGCFAPVAAFQETFREFGMDPTMDETRAPMGMLKWDHIKTMLAGERLSDQWTAAHAGSSPTDADVDAMYAVYEPKLLSILDHYADPKPGVLDAVASLREQGLRIGSTTGFTDSMMAIVAPKAAERGYAPDCWITPDSTDGFGRPYPYMVFANMRALRLPDVRRVAKVGDTISDVREGKAAGCFTIAVTEGSSQMGFGESEFEALSPADRQSARDAARDAFLAAGADAVIDTMAELPVLLSQLG; encoded by the coding sequence ATGATTTCCCGTTTCGACGCCGTGATCTTCGACTGGGCGGGCACCACCGTGGACTACGGCTGTTTCGCCCCCGTCGCCGCGTTCCAGGAGACCTTCCGCGAATTCGGCATGGATCCCACCATGGATGAGACGCGCGCCCCGATGGGCATGCTCAAATGGGACCATATCAAAACCATGCTCGCCGGCGAACGTCTGTCGGACCAGTGGACGGCGGCGCATGCCGGTTCCTCACCCACCGACGCGGATGTGGACGCCATGTACGCGGTGTACGAGCCGAAGCTGCTGTCCATCCTCGACCACTACGCCGACCCCAAGCCGGGCGTGCTCGACGCGGTCGCGTCGCTGCGGGAGCAGGGGCTGCGCATCGGCTCGACCACCGGCTTCACCGACTCGATGATGGCCATCGTGGCACCGAAGGCCGCCGAGCGGGGCTATGCGCCCGACTGCTGGATCACGCCGGATTCCACCGACGGGTTCGGCCGCCCCTACCCGTATATGGTGTTCGCGAACATGCGCGCGCTGCGGCTGCCCGATGTGCGCCGCGTGGCCAAGGTGGGCGACACGATCTCCGACGTCAGGGAAGGCAAGGCCGCCGGCTGCTTCACCATAGCCGTGACCGAGGGCAGTTCCCAGATGGGATTCGGCGAGTCCGAATTCGAAGCGCTCTCCCCCGCCGATCGTCAGTCCGCCCGTGACGCGGCCCGTGACGCGTTCCTCGCCGCGGGCGCCGATGCCGTCATCGACACGATGGCGGAACTTCCCGTTCTGCTCTCCCAGCTCGGCTGA
- a CDS encoding deoxyguanosinetriphosphate triphosphohydrolase, giving the protein MPVGEGYTEADEERWAHEPPKSKSRTAFERDRARLIHSSALRRLGAKSQVLVAGTDDFARTRLTHTLEVAQIGRQIGAMLGCDPDVVDTACLAHDLGHPPFGHNGEKALAAIARNIGGFEGNAQTLRILTRLEPKVFHEDGRSAGVNLTRAALDAAVKYPWTYAEAIRDDPGGRSVKFCVYPDDEPVFRWLKTGAPPRVKPMECQVMDLADDIAYSVHDVEDAIATGAFNPIALTDPRVLDRIVEETHQWYGEKWDGDELVAAFERLQKERMFPEHFNGSRSALAQLKNITSDLIGRFCHSVEETTREVYGAGPLTRYSAHVVVPERTGYEIMALKGVAVHFVMAPREQEPFHQRELDIVEDLVDVLMRDAPRASDVLESQFLADWNESTNDDERLRVAVDQVASLTDSSALALHSILC; this is encoded by the coding sequence ATGCCGGTGGGGGAAGGGTATACCGAGGCCGACGAGGAGCGTTGGGCCCACGAGCCGCCGAAATCCAAAAGCCGAACCGCGTTCGAACGCGACCGCGCCCGTCTGATCCATTCGTCGGCCCTGCGCCGTCTGGGCGCGAAAAGCCAGGTGCTGGTCGCCGGCACCGACGACTTCGCCCGCACCCGCCTGACCCATACGCTGGAAGTCGCCCAAATCGGCCGGCAGATCGGCGCGATGCTCGGCTGCGACCCGGACGTGGTCGACACCGCCTGCCTGGCGCACGACCTCGGCCACCCACCCTTCGGACACAACGGCGAGAAGGCGCTCGCCGCCATCGCCCGCAATATCGGCGGATTCGAAGGCAACGCGCAGACCCTGCGCATCCTGACCCGGCTGGAACCCAAGGTCTTCCACGAGGACGGCCGCTCCGCCGGCGTGAACCTCACCCGCGCGGCCCTCGACGCCGCCGTCAAATATCCGTGGACCTACGCCGAAGCCATACGGGACGATCCCGGCGGGCGAAGCGTGAAATTCTGCGTCTATCCCGACGACGAGCCCGTGTTCCGCTGGCTGAAAACCGGCGCCCCGCCGCGCGTCAAACCCATGGAATGCCAGGTGATGGACCTGGCCGACGACATCGCCTATTCGGTGCACGACGTGGAGGACGCCATCGCCACCGGCGCGTTCAACCCGATCGCGCTGACCGATCCGCGCGTGCTGGACCGCATCGTCGAGGAAACCCATCAGTGGTACGGCGAGAAGTGGGATGGCGACGAACTGGTCGCGGCTTTCGAACGCCTGCAAAAGGAACGTATGTTCCCCGAGCATTTCAACGGCTCCCGGTCCGCCCTGGCCCAGCTGAAGAACATCACCAGCGACCTGATCGGCCGTTTCTGCCATTCGGTGGAGGAGACCACCCGCGAGGTCTACGGCGCGGGGCCGCTCACCCGCTATTCGGCGCATGTGGTGGTCCCCGAGCGGACCGGCTACGAGATCATGGCGCTCAAAGGCGTCGCCGTGCATTTCGTGATGGCGCCGCGCGAACAGGAGCCGTTCCACCAGCGCGAGCTTGACATCGTGGAGGATCTGGTCGACGTGCTGATGCGGGACGCCCCGCGAGCCTCGGACGTGCTGGAAAGCCAATTCCTCGCCGACTGGAACGAATCGACCAATGACGACGAGCGTCTGCGTGTCGCCGTGGATCAGGTGGCTTCGCTGACCGACAGCTCCGCCCTCGCGCTCCATTCGATTCTGTGCTGA
- the dnaG gene encoding DNA primase: MAGMILKEDVEKVRASADLYDIVSASVTLRPSGTGTYVGLCPFHDEKTGSFNVRPNLGVWHCFGCGLGGDVFKYVERQENVDFRGAVELLADRYHIELHYEQNGPARPEHADSKRTRLLEANEEAQRFFVSQIMSKEALAARKLLGGRNFTQADCERFGCGYAPQGWDNLVRHLAGKGFTQQEMLDAGLARQGQRGIYDYFRGRVTWPIRDSTGRTLGFGARKLYDDDQISAKYINTPDTQLYRKTQVLYGIDLAKAAIVKKRQVVIVEGYTDVMAMHLAGIDTAVATCGTAFGMEHAKIVRRLIADDSLGGIQLIGPLKVEGQALSSRIVFTFDGDAAGQKAALHAFGLDSAFLSQTFVAVADDNLDPCDLRIERGNEAVRSLIGHAKPLFDFVIDAAINRFDTTYATGQMGAVKAAAPLIAQIRDRSLVDLYTRKATRRIGVDLDIMRREVNAARARLNVREDDAYAPKRRFGASGGANGAGNGMAAADGTHRGEQGRNPYDDPARRRALEHRDAAEQTYFRIDDAVFIAEQQFMAMLIQVPRAIDREMFGRLALASFMTPVFRTMFQAVAAAGGLPGDDTPQGLWMHNLTKAGGPMLESTINELAVMPLPLPESDRQGEPPAGAQSGGAAAAQLKPASKEERRYAAELIAKLLDMGLMRRIGAAKRKMAALPDGGEKIALLGEITRMETERKDLQSQIYNSGV, translated from the coding sequence ATGGCCGGAATGATTCTGAAAGAGGACGTGGAGAAGGTGCGCGCGAGCGCGGACCTCTACGACATCGTATCCGCATCCGTCACGCTGCGGCCTTCCGGAACCGGCACCTACGTGGGCCTATGCCCCTTCCACGACGAGAAAACCGGCAGCTTCAACGTGCGCCCCAACCTCGGGGTCTGGCATTGCTTCGGCTGCGGACTCGGCGGCGACGTGTTCAAATACGTCGAGAGGCAGGAGAACGTCGACTTCCGCGGCGCGGTCGAGCTGCTCGCCGACCGCTACCATATCGAACTGCACTACGAGCAGAACGGTCCCGCCCGGCCCGAGCACGCCGACTCGAAGCGCACGCGCCTGCTGGAGGCGAACGAGGAGGCTCAGCGCTTCTTCGTCTCGCAGATCATGAGCAAGGAGGCGCTCGCCGCGCGCAAACTCCTCGGCGGCCGCAACTTCACCCAAGCCGATTGCGAGCGTTTCGGATGCGGCTACGCTCCCCAAGGATGGGACAATCTCGTGCGCCATCTGGCCGGCAAAGGCTTCACCCAACAGGAGATGCTCGACGCCGGGCTCGCGCGCCAAGGCCAGCGCGGCATCTACGACTACTTCCGCGGCCGCGTGACCTGGCCGATCCGCGACTCCACCGGACGCACGCTCGGCTTCGGCGCGCGCAAACTCTACGACGACGACCAGATCTCCGCGAAATACATCAACACCCCCGACACGCAGCTCTACCGCAAAACGCAGGTGCTGTACGGCATCGATCTGGCCAAAGCCGCGATCGTGAAAAAACGCCAGGTGGTGATCGTCGAAGGCTACACCGATGTGATGGCCATGCATCTGGCCGGCATCGACACCGCCGTGGCCACCTGCGGCACCGCGTTCGGCATGGAGCACGCGAAAATCGTGCGTCGTCTGATCGCCGACGACTCGTTGGGCGGAATCCAGCTCATCGGTCCGCTGAAAGTGGAGGGGCAGGCCCTAAGCTCGCGCATCGTGTTCACCTTCGACGGCGACGCCGCCGGGCAGAAGGCCGCCCTGCACGCCTTCGGCCTCGATTCGGCGTTCCTTTCGCAGACCTTCGTGGCCGTGGCCGACGACAATCTCGACCCGTGCGATCTGCGCATCGAACGCGGCAACGAGGCGGTGCGCTCGCTGATCGGCCACGCCAAGCCCCTGTTCGACTTCGTGATCGACGCGGCGATCAACCGTTTCGACACCACCTACGCCACCGGGCAGATGGGCGCGGTGAAAGCCGCGGCCCCGCTGATCGCGCAGATCCGCGACCGTTCGCTGGTGGACCTCTACACCCGCAAGGCCACGCGGCGCATCGGCGTGGACCTCGACATCATGCGCCGGGAAGTGAACGCCGCGCGCGCCCGGCTCAACGTGCGCGAGGACGACGCCTACGCCCCCAAACGGCGATTCGGCGCTTCGGGCGGCGCGAACGGCGCGGGCAACGGCATGGCCGCCGCGGACGGGACGCATCGCGGCGAGCAGGGCCGCAACCCCTACGACGATCCGGCGCGACGCCGGGCGCTGGAACACCGCGACGCCGCCGAACAGACGTATTTCCGCATCGACGACGCGGTGTTCATCGCCGAACAACAGTTCATGGCCATGCTGATCCAAGTGCCGCGCGCCATCGATCGGGAGATGTTCGGACGTCTCGCGCTCGCCAGCTTCATGACCCCGGTGTTCCGCACGATGTTCCAAGCGGTCGCCGCGGCCGGCGGACTGCCCGGCGACGACACCCCGCAGGGACTGTGGATGCACAATCTCACCAAGGCGGGCGGCCCGATGCTGGAGTCGACGATCAACGAGCTGGCCGTCATGCCGCTGCCCCTGCCGGAATCCGACAGGCAGGGCGAGCCGCCCGCAGGCGCGCAGTCGGGCGGTGCCGCCGCCGCGCAGCTCAAGCCCGCCAGCAAAGAGGAGAGGCGCTACGCCGCAGAACTCATCGCCAAACTGCTTGATATGGGACTGATGCGGCGGATCGGCGCGGCCAAACGGAAGATGGCCGCGCTGCCCGACGGTGGGGAGAAGATCGCCCTGCTCGGCGAGATCACCCGCATGGAGACCGAGCGCAAGGACCTGCAGTCGCAGATCTACAACAGCGGCGTCTGA
- a CDS encoding helix-turn-helix transcriptional regulator, protein MKTKVREYRNAAGMTQQELARLVGVSSRTIISIEREQYSPSLMLAYRMARLFGVSVEDLCQLEENRLIEDGEGK, encoded by the coding sequence ATGAAGACGAAGGTCCGCGAATACCGCAACGCGGCGGGCATGACCCAGCAGGAGCTGGCGCGGCTCGTCGGGGTGTCGTCGCGCACCATCATCTCCATCGAACGCGAGCAGTACAGCCCCTCGCTGATGCTCGCCTACCGCATGGCGCGGCTGTTCGGCGTCAGCGTCGAAGATCTTTGCCAACTTGAGGAGAACCGTCTCATCGAAGACGGCGAAGGGAAGTGA
- a CDS encoding glycoside hydrolase family 127 protein — protein MMSVTPQHSTPLNVADVTVDDPFWSAEQHLARTAVIPYQWEALNDRVPGADPSYCMHNFKAAAAQNASKRTAESSGKRFVPPTYTDRGFNALPEDPANPDADKFYGFVFQDTDFSKWIEAVGYTLATHPDPELERTADEAIDIVCAAQLDNGYLDTYYILNGMDRHFTYLKDHHELYCLGHLVEGAVAYYQGTGKDKLLKAAARFADYVASRFGTEEGKLRGYPGHEIAEMALIRLAEATGERRYADLAEYFVRERGASPLYFEQEDRARAVHDGNKYQPNEDMPLPYAYYQAHQPVADQHEAVGHAVRAAYLYSGVADVARLTDARDLTDAVDKLWRNIVDKKLYITGGIGGTRHGEAFSYDYDLPNDLAYSETCAAIALAFFARRMLQIRAKGEYADVMERALYNTVLAGMALDGKSFFYVNPLEVRPEAALNRDRNFEHVKPVRQKWFGCACCPPNITRIVSSIQQYAYTLGEDGATLYTHLYMGGRARFDFAGAAMELGVEAAMPWSGEGKATVHLERAASGTLAFRLPAWAGDETGAAAVVTASGENEGRVSREIRDGYLYLTGEWRDGDVVAFDFPMPVVPVAANPRVGENIGKVAFVRGPITFCAEGVDNGEGLGRLHVDAARLDEATAEKFTMHAGFDESRTDGSGRTGVVDPVDWDMVRLTVPGWREPVEPDTADDAPVDAPRVPLYRRFDPACAPDRQPVDITLIPYFAWANRGLSEMRVWLNL, from the coding sequence ATGATGTCCGTCACACCGCAACACAGCACGCCATTGAACGTCGCCGACGTCACCGTCGACGACCCCTTCTGGTCCGCCGAGCAGCATCTCGCCCGCACCGCCGTGATCCCCTACCAGTGGGAGGCGTTGAACGACCGCGTGCCCGGCGCGGATCCGAGCTACTGCATGCACAACTTCAAGGCCGCCGCCGCGCAGAACGCCAGCAAGCGCACCGCCGAAAGCTCCGGCAAACGGTTCGTGCCGCCCACCTACACCGACCGCGGCTTCAACGCGCTGCCCGAAGACCCCGCCAACCCCGACGCGGACAAATTCTACGGCTTCGTGTTCCAGGACACCGACTTCTCCAAATGGATCGAAGCCGTGGGCTACACGCTGGCCACCCATCCCGACCCCGAACTCGAGCGCACCGCCGACGAGGCGATCGACATCGTCTGCGCCGCCCAGCTCGACAACGGCTATCTCGACACCTACTACATCCTCAACGGCATGGACCGTCACTTCACCTACCTGAAGGACCACCACGAGCTGTACTGCCTGGGGCACCTCGTCGAAGGCGCGGTCGCCTACTATCAAGGCACCGGCAAAGACAAGCTGCTCAAGGCCGCCGCCCGCTTCGCCGACTACGTGGCCTCCCGCTTCGGCACCGAAGAGGGCAAACTGCGCGGATACCCCGGTCACGAGATCGCCGAGATGGCGCTGATCCGTCTGGCCGAGGCCACGGGCGAGCGCAGATACGCCGATCTGGCCGAATATTTCGTACGCGAGCGCGGCGCATCCCCGCTGTATTTCGAGCAGGAAGACCGGGCGCGCGCCGTCCACGACGGCAACAAGTACCAGCCGAACGAGGATATGCCGCTGCCGTACGCCTACTATCAGGCGCACCAGCCGGTGGCCGACCAGCATGAGGCCGTCGGCCATGCCGTGCGCGCCGCCTACCTCTATTCCGGCGTGGCCGATGTGGCCCGCCTGACCGACGCGCGCGACCTGACCGACGCGGTCGACAAACTCTGGCGCAACATCGTCGACAAGAAGCTCTACATCACCGGCGGCATCGGCGGCACCCGCCATGGCGAGGCCTTCTCCTACGACTACGATCTGCCCAACGATCTGGCCTATTCGGAGACCTGCGCCGCGATCGCGCTGGCCTTCTTCGCGCGCCGCATGCTGCAGATCCGCGCCAAAGGCGAGTATGCGGACGTGATGGAGCGCGCGCTCTACAACACCGTGCTGGCCGGCATGGCCCTCGACGGCAAAAGCTTCTTCTATGTGAACCCGCTGGAGGTGCGTCCCGAGGCCGCGCTCAACCGCGACCGCAACTTCGAACACGTCAAGCCGGTGCGTCAGAAGTGGTTCGGCTGCGCCTGCTGCCCGCCGAACATCACCCGCATCGTCAGCTCGATCCAGCAGTACGCCTACACGTTGGGCGAGGACGGCGCCACGCTGTACACGCACCTGTATATGGGCGGCCGCGCGCGGTTCGACTTCGCGGGCGCGGCGATGGAGTTGGGCGTCGAGGCCGCGATGCCGTGGAGCGGCGAAGGCAAGGCGACCGTCCACCTCGAGCGTGCGGCGAGCGGCACGTTGGCCTTCCGTCTGCCCGCATGGGCCGGCGACGAGACCGGCGCGGCCGCCGTGGTGACGGCGAGCGGCGAGAACGAGGGACGCGTCAGCCGCGAGATCCGCGACGGCTATCTCTACCTGACCGGCGAATGGCGGGACGGCGACGTGGTCGCCTTCGATTTCCCCATGCCGGTGGTGCCGGTGGCCGCCAATCCGCGCGTGGGCGAGAACATCGGCAAGGTCGCCTTCGTGCGCGGGCCGATCACCTTCTGTGCGGAAGGCGTCGATAACGGCGAGGGGCTGGGCCGTCTGCATGTGGACGCGGCCCGTTTGGACGAGGCCACGGCCGAGAAGTTCACGATGCACGCCGGTTTCGACGAAAGCCGCACCGACGGCAGCGGGCGCACGGGGGTGGTGGATCCGGTGGACTGGGATATGGTCAGGCTGACCGTTCCCGGCTGGCGCGAGCCCGTCGAGCCCGACACCGCGGACGACGCGCCCGTCGACGCGCCTCGCGTGCCCCTGTACCGCCGTTTCGACCCGGCCTGCGCGCCGGATCGTCAGCCGGTCGACATCACGCTGATCCCGTATTTCGCGTGGGCCAACCGCGGCCTGAGCGAGATGCGCGTGTGGCTGAATCTATAA